The genomic window TTTTTACCATCTACTGTGATGATATCATTTAGCTTATCAGCACTACCTGGAGACTCAATATAATAAGGGAGGGGATAAACTAAAACGACAATACCTATTAATAAAACAATAAGTTTAAGATAAAATGATTTATTTTTTAAACGCTCTTTTTTCATGACTCTAACCTTCTTATTTAAATTTTAACTGTAATCCTTCATTCACTGTTTTCGGAACAAAGTCTGACACATCCCCTTTAAATTTTGCGATTTCTTTCACCATACTTGAGCTAATATGATTATACTGCTCATCAGAAAGTAAAAAAATTGTCTCAATGTTAGAGGATAAATGTTTATTTAATACAGCGATACTTTTTTCATACTCATAATCGAGTTGATTACGAATACCACGAACTAAATAATCTGCTCCTAGCTCATTGGCTATTCTAATAGTTAAATCATTGTCGCAAACACGAACAGATACATTTGCTAACGAATGAACCTCGTCTTCTATAAACTGTTTTCTTTCTATCGCAGTAAAAAGATTTCTTTTTGTTGTATTTGTAAACACCCCTACCACTACTTCATCAAATAATTTACTGGCTTTTTGAATCGTGTTGATATGTCCCATCGTCACTGGATCAAAACTTCCAGGAAATAACGCCACTCGCTTTTTAGTCATTTCAAACCTCCTTTAATTGATAAATTCTGACTTTCGTCATACCATATTGTTGTTCTTTTTGTAAAACTAATTGGTCAATTATATCTGGTAATATAACATGTTTATCCATCTCACAAATGATTTTTGCGTGTTTTTTTAATAAATTTAATGATTGTAAATCCACCATATTTTTTTCTAACTCTTCTTTAGCATAAGGTGGGTCTAAAAATACATAGTCACACAGCATACCTTGTTCAGATAAGAAATGAAGTGCTTTGGATGCATCTAATTTTTTTACAACAAAAGAATCTGGTTGTTTTGTCATTGCTACGTTTTCTTGTATGACTTTTACAGCGGGGAAAAAAACATCAAAACAATACGCTTTGTCCATACCGCGTGAAACACTTTCTACTGCTAAATTGCCACTTCCACTATATAAATCTAAACACACACCACCATCAAAATAAGGCCCAATCATGTTGAAAATTGATCCTTTTATTTTATCAGATGTTGGTCTAGTATTATCACCTTTTAATGATTGTAATTTTCTTCCCTTAAATTCACCTGCAATCACTCGCATGATATTTCTTCCTCTCTATATAAAACTGGCGATAAAAAAAGTATTTGTCTTATGTCAGACAAATACTTTAATCATCAAATTCTGCTAAGCGAATTTCTGTTTT from Vagococcus martis includes these protein-coding regions:
- the coaD gene encoding pantetheine-phosphate adenylyltransferase, which translates into the protein MTKKRVALFPGSFDPVTMGHINTIQKASKLFDEVVVGVFTNTTKRNLFTAIERKQFIEDEVHSLANVSVRVCDNDLTIRIANELGADYLVRGIRNQLDYEYEKSIAVLNKHLSSNIETIFLLSDEQYNHISSSMVKEIAKFKGDVSDFVPKTVNEGLQLKFK
- the rsmD gene encoding 16S rRNA (guanine(966)-N(2))-methyltransferase RsmD → MRVIAGEFKGRKLQSLKGDNTRPTSDKIKGSIFNMIGPYFDGGVCLDLYSGSGNLAVESVSRGMDKAYCFDVFFPAVKVIQENVAMTKQPDSFVVKKLDASKALHFLSEQGMLCDYVFLDPPYAKEELEKNMVDLQSLNLLKKHAKIICEMDKHVILPDIIDQLVLQKEQQYGMTKVRIYQLKEV